The uncultured Bacteroides sp. DNA segment GATCTGGATCAGAATCAAACAGAAACAATCTCCACAACGCCTCTGAACACACAAGTAAGAGGCGCGCAGGAATATAATCAAATTAATAACAAAGAAAGATGAACAATCAAGAAACAGCGGACCAGTTAGAAGGTCTCAAACTTAAAGGGATGGCCGATGCTTATAAGGCTATCATCAGTCTGCCCATGCAAGACAGGCCCGGTATGGAGCTTACCATAGCCAAACTCGTTGAAGCGGAACGTATTTACCGCAATAACCAAAAGACCATGATGTATCTGAAAACCAGCAAGCTCAGATACGGTGCGTGCATAGAGGATATAGAATGTTCGGTGGCGCGCAATCTGACCAAAGACATGATGTCTCAAATTGGGGATTGCAGCTTTATACGCAGGGCGGAGAATATCCTAATAACAGGGCTTACAGGATGCGGCAAGTCTTATCTGGCATGTGCATTGGGAAGGCAAGCATGCCAACTGGGATTCCGAACGGAGTATCTGAATATGAACAAGTTTATTGAGAGAATAGCCTTGTCGAAAATCGATGGAACCTTCCTCAAAGTGATTACCCATCTGGAGAAGAATGAACTAATCATACTGGATGACTTTGGATTACAACCATTGGATGTAAACTCCAGATTGGCGCTCTTGCAAATCTTAGAGGAAAGATATGATAGAAAATCGGTTATTATCATATCGCAATTGCCTATTGCTAAATGGTATGATTACATAGCAGAACCGACCTTAGCGGATGCAATTATGGACAGGCTGATTAATAACGCAACCCACATAGAACTTAAAGGTGAATCCATGAGAAAAAGACAGAAAAAATAACTATGTTTGCAACTGGAAATTACAGACGTGATGCCGGTACCCATTACACCGCTACAACCGGTACCTATTTGACCGCTATAACCGGTATCCTTTACTCCGCTACAGTCGGTACCATTACACCGCTATCATCAGAAAAAAAAGCAACAGGAAATATTGAACCAGCAGAAGGCTATAAGAGAGGGCAAATTGAAGGGCTAAAGCAATTTGCTACTTTCAATGACTGAAATAGGTAACTTTAGCCAAACCTTGAGTTTAGCACATAGAAACGGACCACCTCTTAAATTTCAGCGACACCCCCCCAAGTTTTATCAGATAAAAGACAGTCCATTAATACCAAATAAACATCCGAACACCCAATTGTTGAACGAAATTGAGGAAATTTCGATTTGTAAGCATTATATTTGCACACAAAATATAAAGAATCTATGAACATACTACTTCTCATTGGAGGTTTGCTCCTCATCCTTTTGGGAGCCAGTGGATTGACAGACGGTGCAGCTTCCATCGCCAAACGATTTAAAATACCTTCTATTGTTATAGGATTGACCATTGTAGCCTTCGGCACTTCAACCCCTGAGCTTGCAGTGAGCGTCTCTTCTGCCCTGAAAGGTAGTGCGGATATTGCCATCGGTAATGTCGTTGGTAGCAATATATTCAACACATTGATGATAGTAGGGTGCACAGCTCTATTTGCACCAATCGTGATTACTCGCAGCACACTACGCAAAGAAATACCACTATGCATCCTCTCTTCAATTGTCTTACTGATATGCGCCAACGATGTCTTCTTCGATAAAAGTGAAGATAACATTCTGAGCATTACAGACGGTTTGATCATGCTTTGCTTCTTTATTATCTTCTTGGGATATACCTTTGCCATCGTCTCAAACAATCGCACAGAGAGTAGCAATGAAGAAGAAGAGATTAAGCAAATGCCCATATTCAAATCGACACTCTACATTATTGGCGGATTGTGTGCACTCATCTTTGGCGGACAATGGTTTGTGGAAGGTGCCAGCGGCATTGCACGAGGATTGGGTGTAAGTGAATCGATCATAGGCCTAACATTGGTTGCAGGAGGAACTTCTTTACCTGAGTTAGCCACATCAATTGTTGCGGCTTTGAAGAAAAACCCCGAGATCGCCATTGGTAATGTCATTGGTAGTAACCTCTTCAATATCTTTTTTGTATTGGGATGCAGTGCCACCATCACCCCGCTCCATTTAAGCGGTATTACCAACTTCGACTTATTAACGCTAGTTGCATCGGGCATTTTATTGTGGTTGTTCGGCCTCTTTTTCGCAAAGCGTACCATCACACGAATAGAAGGGAGTATTCTTATTTTATGCTATATTGCCTACACCGCTACACTTATCTATATGGCCTAATAAAAAAATACAACTTTACACCCCCACCAAATAATAAATACAATCATGGCTATAATCATAAAAAAAGTATCAGATAGAAAAGATCTTAAGAAATTTATCCGACTCAACTACGAACTTTACAAAACCAACCCTTATTCCGTCCCCGATCTTTATGATGACATGCTGAACACGTTCAACAAGAAAAAGAACGCAGCATTCAAGTTCTGTGAGGCAGATTATTTCCTAGCCTACAAAGATGGGCAGTTAGTAGGACGCATAGCAGCCATCATAAACAAAAAGGCAAATAGCATCTGGAATAAGAAAGAGGTTCGTTTTGGCTGGATAGATTTTATTGATGACATAGAGGTGTCATCTGCATTGCTAAAAGCAGTAGAAGAATGGGGAAAGGAAAGAGGGATGGAAGCGATACAAGGCCCACTTGGTTTTACCGATTTTGATGCAGAAGGAATGCTTATTGAAGGATTCGATCAGTTAAGCACCATGGCAACGACCTATAATTATCCTTATTATCCCCAACACATGGAGAAGCTTGGATACGTAAAAGATGCCGACTGGATGGAATACAAAATATACATACCGGAATCAGTGCCGGAAAAACATCAGCGCATATCCGATTTAGTTCAACGAAAATACAATCTGAAGGTTAAAAAATACACTTCTGCAAAGAAATTATCCGAAGAATATGGGCAGGCTATCTTTGAGCTTATGAATGAAGCTTATAGTCCACTATACGGATATTCTCCCCTTTCGCAAGGACAAATCAATCAATACGTAAAAATGTATCTTCCGATCGTCGATCTGCGCATGGTCACTTTAATTACAGACCAAGAGGACAAACTGATTTGCGTAGGGATCTCTATGCCATCTCTTTCAATCGCTTTGCAGAAAGCGAAAGGCAGAATGCTTCCTTTCGGATGGTATTATTTATTCAAAGCTTTATTCATGAAGAATAGAGCCAAAATGCTAGATTTACTATTGGTTGCAGTCAAACCTGAATATCAGAATAAAGGCGTTAATGCGCTGTTATTTTCCGATTTAATTCCGGTTTATCAGAAATTAGGTTTTATCTTTGCGGAAAGCAACCCTGAACTTGAGTTAAACGGAAAGGTTCAAGCTCAGTGGGAATACTTTAAAACAGAGCAACACAAACGCCGACGTGCGTTCGTGAAGAAAATCAATTAAAAGGCCGGAAAGGCAGTAAAGCCAAAGAGTACAGTATTTATTTATGGAAGAAATTTACGAAGAAAAGCAGCAAGAAGTTTCTTATACCGAGGATAATATCAGAACACTCGACTGGAAAGAGCACATCCGTCGCCGCCCCGGTATGTATATTGGAAAGTTAGGAGATGGTTCACACTCGGATGACGGCATCTATGTCCTTCTCAAAGAAGCGATGGACAACTCCATTGACGAGTATATGATGGGGTATGGCAAAACAATTGAAGTCACTGTAGCCGAGGGGAAAGTGACTGTTCGTGACCATGGCCGCGGCATTCCGCTTGGTAAAGTCGTTGATGTTTCTTCCAAAATGAATACCGGAGGAAAATATGATTCCAAAGCATTCAAGAAGTCCGTTGGTTTGAACGGAGTGGGTATCAAAGCCGTGAATGCCTTGTCGAGCTATTTCAAAGTATGCAGCTTCCGAGATGGAGAAATGAAAGCCGTACAATATGATCAGGGAAATATTATCGAAGAATCTCCTATCGTAACTACTAGGGAGGATAACGGAACATTAACCGAATTTATCCCCGACAACAGCATCTTTAAAGACTATCAATATCAAAGAGAATACATTGAGCCACTACTAAAAAACTATGTGTTCCTCAATTCAGGACTAAGCATTATTTTCAACGGAAAACGTTTTCACTCACGCAACGGGTTAGTCGACTTGCTCAATGAGAATATGACTACCGATCCACTCTATCCCATCATCCACTTAAAAGGCGATGATATAGAATTGGTATTGACTCACAGTAACCAATACGGAGAGGAATATTATTCATTTGTAAATGGACAACACACCACACAAGGCGGAACGCACCTAACCGCTTTCCGTGAAGCGTTGAGTAAAACCATCAAAGAATACTTCTCTAAAAACTTTGATTATGCCGATATCCGTAGCGGTATCGTAGCAGCCATAAGCATCAAAGTGGAAGAACCTGTCTTTGAATCGCAAACAAAAACAAAACTGGGTTCAAAAGATATCTCTCCTGATGGCCTGTCCATAAGCAAGTTTATTGGAGATTTCGTGAAGAAAGAATTGGATAATTACCTCCATATCAACCACGAGACGTCCGATATCATGCTGCAAAAGATTCAGGATTCGGAAAAAGAACGAAAGGCCATAGCCGGAGTAACGAAACTAGCCCGGGAACGAGCAAAAAAAGCAAATTTGCATAACCGCAAGCTGCGCGACTGCCGAATTCACCTGAATGACAGTAAAGGGAAAGATCTTGAAGAATCGAGCATCTTTATCACTGAGGGTGATTCTGCCAGCGGTTCAATCACCAAAAGCCGGGATGTGAATACGCAGGCCGTATTCAGCTTACGAGGTAAGCCCCTTAACTCTTACGGGCTAACAAAGAAAATCGTTTATGAAAACGAAGAGTTTAATCTGCTTCAGGCAGCCCTGAACATAGAAGACGGAATTGAAGCACTTCGCTACAACAAAGTGATTGTTGCTACCGATGCCGATGTGGACGGAATGCACATCCGACTGTTATTAATAACATTCTTTCTTCAGTTCTTTCCGGACTTGATAAAGAAAGGGCATGTATACATTCTGCAAACACCTTTATTCCGTGTTAGAAACAAGAAAAAAACAATGTATTGCTATACGGATGATGAACGAATAAAAGCGATTAACGAATTAGGACCAAATCCGGAAATCACCCGATTCAAAGGATTGGGAGAGATCTCTCCGGATGAATTTAGGCACTTTATTGGCAAAGACATCCGCTTGGAGCAGGTTTCACTTCGTAAAAATGACTTGGTAAAAGAGCTCCTTGAATTCTACATGGGCAAAAACACCATGGAAAGGCAGAACTTTATTATTGATAATCTGGTTATAGAAGAAGATATTGCGTAACATGAAAAGAGCTATATTCCCTGGAACATTCGATCCTTTCACCATCGGACACAACTCAGTTGTGCTTCGTTCACTTACTTTTATGGACGAAATTATCATAGGAATAGGTATTAATGAAAATAAAAACACCTATTTTCCTATAGAAAAGCGCGTGGACATGGTTCGGAAGTTCTACAAGAACGAACCACGGATTAAAGTACAGTCTTACGACTGTCTGACCATTGACTTTGCGCAACAAGTAGATGCGAAGTTCATCATTCGTGGCATTCGTACAGTAAAAGATTTCGAATACGAAGAGACCATTGCCGACGTTAATCGTAAATTGGCAGACATTGAAACAATCCTCCTATTTACTGAACCCGAGCTGACTTGCATTAGCTCTACTATTGTACGTGAACTTCTCAGCTATAACAAAGATATTAGTCAATTCATTCCTGAAGGAATGGAATTATAAAACAATAAATATGAAAGAAAAGAAAAGTGGGCTATTAAACCCAACGCTAATAAAAATTCTCCTCTTAGCATTCATTACGTTTAGCAGCCTAACTGTTTCTACTGTCGTAGGACAAAACTACGGAACCGAAGCTTCACGCAAACTTCAAATGGCTCAATTTGCCATCACCAATCTATATGTAGATAAAGTAGATGAAAACAAGCTGGTAGAAGAAGCTATTATCAAAATGCTGGCTCAACTCGACCCGCACTCCACCTATTCGGACGCCGAAGAGGTAAAGAAGATGAATGAACCTTTAGTTGGCAATTTTGAAGGCATCGGGGTACAATTCAACATGGTTGAAGATACGTTATTTGTTATCCAACCAGTGAGCAACGGGCCTTCAGAAAAAATTGGGATTCTGGCTGGTGATAGGATTGTGGCAGTTAACGACACTGCCATAGCCGGTGTAAAGATGAGTACGGAAGAGATCATGAGCCGCTTAAGAGGGCCGAAAGACTCAAAGGTAAATCTAACGATTGTAAGGAGAGGAATCAAAGAACCTTTATTATTTACTGTAAAAAGAGATAAAATTCCTATTTACAGTTTAGATGCGACCTATATGATTCAACCTAAGATTGGTTATATTCGCATCAACCGATTCGGTGCTACCACTGCCGAAGAATTTAATAAATCATTGAAGGATCTACAGAAAAAAGGGATG contains these protein-coding regions:
- the coaD gene encoding pantetheine-phosphate adenylyltransferase; the encoded protein is MKRAIFPGTFDPFTIGHNSVVLRSLTFMDEIIIGIGINENKNTYFPIEKRVDMVRKFYKNEPRIKVQSYDCLTIDFAQQVDAKFIIRGIRTVKDFEYEETIADVNRKLADIETILLFTEPELTCISSTIVRELLSYNKDISQFIPEGMEL
- the istB gene encoding IS21-like element helper ATPase IstB — its product is MNNQETADQLEGLKLKGMADAYKAIISLPMQDRPGMELTIAKLVEAERIYRNNQKTMMYLKTSKLRYGACIEDIECSVARNLTKDMMSQIGDCSFIRRAENILITGLTGCGKSYLACALGRQACQLGFRTEYLNMNKFIERIALSKIDGTFLKVITHLEKNELIILDDFGLQPLDVNSRLALLQILEERYDRKSVIIISQLPIAKWYDYIAEPTLADAIMDRLINNATHIELKGESMRKRQKK
- a CDS encoding calcium/sodium antiporter — translated: MNILLLIGGLLLILLGASGLTDGAASIAKRFKIPSIVIGLTIVAFGTSTPELAVSVSSALKGSADIAIGNVVGSNIFNTLMIVGCTALFAPIVITRSTLRKEIPLCILSSIVLLICANDVFFDKSEDNILSITDGLIMLCFFIIFLGYTFAIVSNNRTESSNEEEEIKQMPIFKSTLYIIGGLCALIFGGQWFVEGASGIARGLGVSESIIGLTLVAGGTSLPELATSIVAALKKNPEIAIGNVIGSNLFNIFFVLGCSATITPLHLSGITNFDLLTLVASGILLWLFGLFFAKRTITRIEGSILILCYIAYTATLIYMA
- a CDS encoding DNA topoisomerase IV subunit B, whose amino-acid sequence is MEEIYEEKQQEVSYTEDNIRTLDWKEHIRRRPGMYIGKLGDGSHSDDGIYVLLKEAMDNSIDEYMMGYGKTIEVTVAEGKVTVRDHGRGIPLGKVVDVSSKMNTGGKYDSKAFKKSVGLNGVGIKAVNALSSYFKVCSFRDGEMKAVQYDQGNIIEESPIVTTREDNGTLTEFIPDNSIFKDYQYQREYIEPLLKNYVFLNSGLSIIFNGKRFHSRNGLVDLLNENMTTDPLYPIIHLKGDDIELVLTHSNQYGEEYYSFVNGQHTTQGGTHLTAFREALSKTIKEYFSKNFDYADIRSGIVAAISIKVEEPVFESQTKTKLGSKDISPDGLSISKFIGDFVKKELDNYLHINHETSDIMLQKIQDSEKERKAIAGVTKLARERAKKANLHNRKLRDCRIHLNDSKGKDLEESSIFITEGDSASGSITKSRDVNTQAVFSLRGKPLNSYGLTKKIVYENEEFNLLQAALNIEDGIEALRYNKVIVATDADVDGMHIRLLLITFFLQFFPDLIKKGHVYILQTPLFRVRNKKKTMYCYTDDERIKAINELGPNPEITRFKGLGEISPDEFRHFIGKDIRLEQVSLRKNDLVKELLEFYMGKNTMERQNFIIDNLVIEEDIA
- a CDS encoding N-acetyltransferase, which codes for MAIIIKKVSDRKDLKKFIRLNYELYKTNPYSVPDLYDDMLNTFNKKKNAAFKFCEADYFLAYKDGQLVGRIAAIINKKANSIWNKKEVRFGWIDFIDDIEVSSALLKAVEEWGKERGMEAIQGPLGFTDFDAEGMLIEGFDQLSTMATTYNYPYYPQHMEKLGYVKDADWMEYKIYIPESVPEKHQRISDLVQRKYNLKVKKYTSAKKLSEEYGQAIFELMNEAYSPLYGYSPLSQGQINQYVKMYLPIVDLRMVTLITDQEDKLICVGISMPSLSIALQKAKGRMLPFGWYYLFKALFMKNRAKMLDLLLVAVKPEYQNKGVNALLFSDLIPVYQKLGFIFAESNPELELNGKVQAQWEYFKTEQHKRRRAFVKKIN